The genomic DNA GTAGCCTGTTTCCTACAGTCGTTGGTTAAGTTCAGAGGAGTTTGTCGTGCCCCTCGAAGCACTGCGGGGCGACCGAGCCTCGCAGGAAACTCCTCATGGCTACTCACGACAGCACAGGCCCAGTTAGCAGCAGCTCTACACAAACACACACTGACACCCGTCAGGCAGCATACGTGGCGTTCCTCCATCGGGTTCCGTTTGCACTCGATGCATTGACCCTCGGGTTCCTTCCTGGATTTCGCGAGGACTGCACGTATCAGCAATCGCAGTTCGATACCCTCAACTGTCCGGTCGGAATGCTCGATAACGATTTCCGGAATCCCGACCTTGACCGATACGTCAATCGGGTGCTCGAGTACGAACCCGACGTGGGAATCATCGGTGACGCCTACAACACTGCAGAAGCACAATCGTACGTCGATGCAATTCGAGAGTTCCAAGGGAGTCTGCCCGAGACGGAGTTCATCATCGTTCCGAAATGCCGTGCTGCTATCGAGGCGATTCCCGATGACATCGTGCTTGGCTACTCACGAGGCTACGCGGACACACTTGCTCACGAGTTCTCAGACCCCGTCGACTGGCGGGGTCGTCGCGTGCACATCCTCGGCGGGAGCCCACCCAAGCAACTCGAAGTCATAGAGCAACTCACTCAGCCAACGCTGATGGGTGACCCACCAGCTGACATCGTCGGCCTCGACTGGAATGGTCTACACCGCGGCGCGCAGTTCGGCGAGTTCTGGACTGCCGACGGCTGGGACGATAGTGGTCGCGACGCCGACCACGTCACGGTCCGAAAGACGGTCCGACATAGCCTCAGCCGGCTCAAAACGTTCTGGCAGGCCCAGGGCGTCTGGCCTGACTCGACACCTCAAACGGATGAGAGCGAACTCAGCTATTCCGGGCCCACACCAAACGATATCGAAAGCGCGGCATGTACCGAGTGCAGCGCGAACGTGTGGACGACCAAACGAGGACCATATGTCGCCGAGTACGATACGGGTGACGTCTGTGGGTACTGCAGCTACGACTGCTATTTCACCCACCGGCATCGAAACGACCTCGAGGAAATCGCCGGCGAGCAGAGTGTCTACATCCCGCCAAGGTGACGCCACGTTCTGTTTTTCACGCCCCGAAGGGCGAGGGCTCAAACGAGAGTCCTCAAAGCAGGTGATTTTGTGAGTCAACAACAGCGTCAGAACGACATCTCGATCGATGCGATTCCAGTCGATATCGCGAACACCCAGTCCGGTGAAGTCGAGTCCGCTGATGTGCCCGAGGAAATTCGGTCGATTACTCGCGGACTCGCGAGTGAACAGCCACCAACGAATCCACTGGTTGTACTGAAAGCGGCCCGATGGTGGTACATCCACGGGAAGGGCGGAACCGACCCTGCGTTCCGATGGGCTATTGAATGGGCACGACATCTGGCGACGGACACGCCTAGTGACGTGAAACAGTTCGATGAGTTCCTCACGTATCTCGTTGCGGTCGGCTTCGCTGACGAGAAAGCCGCCCTCCGGTGA from Halogeometricum sp. S3BR5-2 includes the following:
- a CDS encoding DUF6610 family protein; the encoded protein is MATHDSTGPVSSSSTQTHTDTRQAAYVAFLHRVPFALDALTLGFLPGFREDCTYQQSQFDTLNCPVGMLDNDFRNPDLDRYVNRVLEYEPDVGIIGDAYNTAEAQSYVDAIREFQGSLPETEFIIVPKCRAAIEAIPDDIVLGYSRGYADTLAHEFSDPVDWRGRRVHILGGSPPKQLEVIEQLTQPTLMGDPPADIVGLDWNGLHRGAQFGEFWTADGWDDSGRDADHVTVRKTVRHSLSRLKTFWQAQGVWPDSTPQTDESELSYSGPTPNDIESAACTECSANVWTTKRGPYVAEYDTGDVCGYCSYDCYFTHRHRNDLEEIAGEQSVYIPPR